TTGTGCAGGACCGCGTCGCAAGCGGCGCCACCGGTAGGAATTGGGTCTTCTTCGGAGATCAGAAGGCGGCTTCCGATTTTCTCTACGAGGAGGAGTGGAAGCAGTACGTCGCGGAGGGCAAGGTGCATCGCCTTGACCTTGCGTGGTCGCGCGACCAGGCCCAGAAGGTCTACGTGCAGGACAAGATGCGTGAGAATGCCGCGGAGCTCTGGCGTTGGATCAGCGGGGGCGGTCATTTCTACGTGTGCGGCGACGCCAAACGCATGGCGAAGGATGTCGACGCGGCCCTGCATGAGGTGATTGCGCAGCAGGGCGGCATGGAGCCGGCCGCTGCGGCCGACTATGTCAAGGCCATGAAGAAGGAAGGCCGCTACCAGCGCGACGTGTATTGATTTGCTGAATACAAATGATCCGCCGGGGCGCCGCGCCCCGGCGCTTCCCGCGATAACCCAAAGTTTCACTCAAATGACATTCCAGAATCGCACCGCAATCGTCACCGGCGCCGGACGCGGCATCGGCAAGGCAATCGCAGAGGTCCTCGCCCGCAACGGCGTCACGGTCATCTGCATCTCAAAGTCAGCGGATAGCTGCGGTGCGGTCGCGGAGGCAATCAACGCCTCGGGTGGCAAGGCGAAGTCGCTGGCGGTCGACGTGTCGGATGGCGCCGCGATTGCGAAAGCCGCCGAGTCCCTGCTGGCGGAACACGGGAAGATCGATATCCTGGTGAACAACGCCGGCATCACGCGCGATGGCTTGATCGCCCGCATGTCTGAGGAGGACTGGAATGCGGTGATCCAGACCAACCTGACGAGCGCCTTCCATTGGACGAAGGCAATTGGCTGGCCGATGTGTCGCGCGCGATATGGACGAATTATCAACATCGCGTCCGTCGTGGGCATTGTGGGAAATGCGGGCCAGGCCAACTATGCGGCTGCAAAAGGCGGAATGATCGCGATGACCAAGTCGATCGCCAAGGAATTTGCGCGTCGCAACGTCACCGCGAACGTGGTGGCTCCGGGCTTCATCAAGACCGATATGACTTCGATTCTGAACGAAGAGGTTCAAAAGGCCGCCGTGGCGATGATCCCCATGCAGCGCTTCGGGGAGGCGACCGACATCGCGCATATGACCGCTTTCCTCGCTTCAGAGGAGGCCGGCTACGTCACAGGGCAAGTTTTTACCGTTGACGGCGGCATGGCGATGTGAACCCTTTTCAAACATCCACGACCTTCATCCAAAATGGCTGACCAAAAAACCATCGAGCAACGCGTCAAAGAGATCATCGTTAACCAGCTCAATGTTAACGAAGAGCAGATCACCCCGCAGGCGTCCTTCTTGGATGATCTCGGCGCCGATTCCCTCGACACCGTCGAGCTGATCATGGCTTTCGAGGAGGAGTTCAAGGATGAGATCAAGGGCGAGATCCCGGAGGCTGACGCCGAGAAGCTCCAGACGGTTGGCCAGGTGATCGACTACATCACCTCAAAAGCCGCCGCCAAATAACCCGTTTTATTGAAGCCGGATTGGTCCACGGGCCAATCCGGCTTTTTTGTGTCCAGAAGCTGGGCCCAAAAAAGCTAAAATCGGGGCTTCGCAGCGGCGCTTGTTTTTCTCTATCCTCACGCCCTTCATGGAATCACAGTTGCCTGCTTCTCAACGTGTCGTCGTCACCGGCCTTGGCGCGATTGCATCACTTGGTCACGACGTCGAAAGCTTCTGGTCGAACATCCTCGCTGGTAAGTGTGGGATTGACCGCATTTCCCTCTTTGATCCCACCAACTTTGCGAGCCAGATCGGCGCCGAAGTGCGCAATTGGAATGCCGAGCAATTCATGGACCCGAAGGAGGCCCGGCGGAACGATCGCTACACCCACTTCGGCTTCATCGGCGCCAAGCAGGCGGTTGCGGACTCCAAGCTCGACATGGGCAAGGAAGATCCGGATCGGGTCGGCGTCCTCATCGGATCAGGCATCGGCGGCATGCTGACCTACGAAAATCAGCTCAAGCGACTCTTTGAAGGCGGGCCGAGAAAAGTTTCCCCGTTCACCATCCCCTCCCTGATCAGTAACATGGCATCCGGCCTGTTTGCCATAGAGATCGGCGCGCGTGGGCCAAACTTTGGTATCGTATCCGCCTGCGCCACGGCCACCCATGCGATCGGTGAGGCGATGCACATGATCCGCCGCGGTGACGCAGACGTCATGATCGCAGGTGGCGCCGAGGCGGCGATAACCCCGTTTGCCTACGCGAGCTTTTGCTCGATGAAGGCAATGAGCACCCGGAATGACGACCCCCAGCATGCAAGTCGCCCGTTCGACATGGGGCGCGATGGTTTCGTCATGGGCGAGGGA
This portion of the Opitutaceae bacterium genome encodes:
- the acpP gene encoding acyl carrier protein — its product is MADQKTIEQRVKEIIVNQLNVNEEQITPQASFLDDLGADSLDTVELIMAFEEEFKDEIKGEIPEADAEKLQTVGQVIDYITSKAAAK
- the fabG gene encoding 3-oxoacyl-[acyl-carrier-protein] reductase, translating into MTFQNRTAIVTGAGRGIGKAIAEVLARNGVTVICISKSADSCGAVAEAINASGGKAKSLAVDVSDGAAIAKAAESLLAEHGKIDILVNNAGITRDGLIARMSEEDWNAVIQTNLTSAFHWTKAIGWPMCRARYGRIINIASVVGIVGNAGQANYAAAKGGMIAMTKSIAKEFARRNVTANVVAPGFIKTDMTSILNEEVQKAAVAMIPMQRFGEATDIAHMTAFLASEEAGYVTGQVFTVDGGMAM
- the fabF gene encoding beta-ketoacyl-ACP synthase II is translated as MESQLPASQRVVVTGLGAIASLGHDVESFWSNILAGKCGIDRISLFDPTNFASQIGAEVRNWNAEQFMDPKEARRNDRYTHFGFIGAKQAVADSKLDMGKEDPDRVGVLIGSGIGGMLTYENQLKRLFEGGPRKVSPFTIPSLISNMASGLFAIEIGARGPNFGIVSACATATHAIGEAMHMIRRGDADVMIAGGAEAAITPFAYASFCSMKAMSTRNDDPQHASRPFDMGRDGFVMGEGAGILVLESLAHAQARGANIYCEVLGYAASCDAYHITMPDPDGKGLSLAMRRALEVSRIAPEEVDYINAHGTSTPYNDKFETLAIKKVFGDHAHKLAVSSTKSMTGHLLGAAGGIEAVVSIKTIQSGQIPPTINLVDQDPDCDLDYVPNVKREAKVRTVMSNNLGFGGQNAAIVFRQL